The following proteins are encoded in a genomic region of Capra hircus breed San Clemente chromosome 16, ASM170441v1, whole genome shotgun sequence:
- the IL24 gene encoding interleukin-24, producing MGSSMYVAALPCLSLMLLLWSPGPWVQGQEFQFGPCQVDGIVLQKLWQAFWAMKDIVQAQDNITSVRLLRKEVLQNVSETESCHLLHALLRFYVNTVFKNYHDKAVEFGILKSFSTLANNFFVIVSKLQASQEKMFSTRESARRRFLLFYRAFKQLDREAAVTKAFGEMDILLRWMEKFNQL from the exons ATGGGCTCTTCCATGTACGTGGCTGCTCTTCCCTGCCTGAGTCTGATGCTGCTTctctggagcccggggccgtggGTCCAGGGCCAAGAGTTCCAGTTTGGGCCCTGCCAGGTAGACGGCATTGTTCTCCAGAAACTGTGGCAGGCCTTCTGGGCCATGAAGGACATCGTG CAAGCTCAGGATAACATCACGAGTGTCCGGCTGCTGCGGAAAGAGGTTCTGCAGAATGTCTCG GAGACTGAGAGCTGCCACCTCCTCCACGCCCTGCTGAGGTTCTATGTGAACACCGTCTTCAAAAACTACCATGACAAGGCTGTTGAATTCGGGATCCTGAAGTCATTCTCTACTCTGGCCAACAACTTCTTTGTCATCGTGTCAAAACTGCAAGCCAGT CAGGAAAAGATGTTTTCTACCCGTGAGAGTGCGCGCAGGCGATTTTTGCTGTTCTACCGAGCATTTAAACAG tTGGACAGAGAAGCAGCTGTGACCAAAGCCTTTGGAGAAATGGACATTCTCTTGAGATGGATGGAGAAATTCAATCAGCTCTGA